In a genomic window of Gadus macrocephalus chromosome 9, ASM3116895v1:
- the LOC132464061 gene encoding aerolysin-like protein, translating to MATTQYLIGGQGGRSFSFTGRDNGATLRKIGVEVGGSYIKAVRAELTDGRTKTFGAGDSFREFTFGIDERITMLSLWGNGAGTRLGGIKFRTSSGNKFEAHMSDWGLKTGEYSIDVGSGVCLGLEGRSGGAIDNMGFLFINAIKSSVLTDMTYPSLAMYTPQVNKEYVKSMSYHNGSTADQGHKCAYSRSVTKSNSWSTTTKIESTVSPTVTAGIPDLVEVSGGFSVTVGAEQTSSVSKEETINESDEVNVTVPAGKTVKVEVSVERADIDIPYSATVKIRCLNGSELQFQTTGRYNGVAYTAVDVKTTESDFVNDGE from the exons ATGGCGACTACACAGTACTTAATCGGTGGACAGGGAGGCAGGTCATTTAGTTTCACTGGCCGTGACAATGGTGCCACCCTCAGGAAGATTGGAGTGGAGGTGGGCGGCTCGTATATCAAAGCTGTGCGGGCAGAACTGACCGACGGGCGTACGAAGACCTTTGGAGCGGGTGACAGTTTCCGTGAGTTTACGTTTGGGATTGACGAACGCATCACCATGCTGTCCCTGTGGGGGAACGGTGCCGGAACACGTCTGGGTGGCATCAAGTTCAGGACGAGTTCTGGAAACAAGTTCGAGGCCCACATGAGTGACTGGGGACTGAAGACCGGCGAGTACTCCATCGATGTGGGGTCTGGAGTCTGCCTGGGGTTGGAGGGGAGATCTGGTGGTGCCATCGACAATATGGGATTCCTCTTCATCAATGCCATCAAGTCGTCTGTGCTAACCGACATGACCTATCCCAGCCTGGCCATGTATACACCCCAG gtaaacaaagaaTACGTAAAATCTATGTCTTATCACAATGGCAGTACTGCGGATCAAGGGCATAAATGTGCGTACAGCAGATCTGTGACCAAGTCTAACAGCTGGAGCACCACCACTAAGATTGAGTCCACCGTCAGCCCGACTGTTACAGCAGGGATCCCGGACCTGGTGGAGGTGTCTGGTGGGTTTAGCGTGACCGTGGGAGCGGAGCAGACCTCCTCAGTGTCCAAAGAAGAGACCATAAACGAATCAGATGAGGTCAATGTGACGGTCCCGGCAGGAAAGACCGTGAAAGTTGAGGTGTCAGTGGAACGAGCAGACATCGACATCCCCTACTCGGCCACAGTGAAGATCAGATGCCTGAATGGCAGCGAGCTGCAGTTCCAAACCACCGGCCGCTACAATGGTGTGGCTTACACTGCAGTGGATGTAAAAACCACTGAGTCTGATTTTGTGAACGATGGAGAATAA